In a single window of the Necator americanus strain Aroian chromosome X, whole genome shotgun sequence genome:
- a CDS encoding hypothetical protein (NECATOR_CHRX.G22046.T1): MLPARRDPAFTKCDQALECTPRECTSYFTCTVIWQKLTLQKGAVVQHHTEAHIVKGRMLGGNTESLVANIRLVTLKCRSLSNELKIRKFVSSPGDTNQRTTAAVRTPTGCATPFKVETGVRQPAVVGPILFNVAVDDIMWRTIEQCTAVFLLAPSACPLVDLEHADDIVIFALSSVKLHVVCLVSKLAAAYELGPRPDKCKQIWVSSRSSTRIRVDRKSVELADGLCYLDYIW; the protein is encoded by the coding sequence ATGTTACCTGCTCGTCGTGACCCAGCTTTTACTAAATGCGATCAGGCACTTGAGTGTACGCCTCGGGAGTGTACGAGCTATTtcacctgcactgttatatggcaaaagcttacattacaaaaaggtgctgtcgttcaGCACCATACCGAAGCCCATATAGTGAAAGGTCGGATGCTTGGGGGAAACACGGAATCTTTGGTAGCAAACATCCGTCTCGTAACATTGAAATGTCGGTCACTATCAAATGAACTCAAAATCAGAAAGTTCGTTAGCTCGCCTGGTGACacgaatcaacgaacaactgctgcagttcggaCACCAACTGGATGTGCTACACCGTTCAAAGTGGAAACTGGCGTGAGACAACCGGCCGTGGTGGGACCCATTCTGTTCAACGTTGCCGTCGATGACATAATGTGGAGAACAATTGAGCAGTGCACGGCAGTATTCCTTTTAGCACCGTCTGCATGTCCCTTGGTGGATCTCGAGCACGCCGACGATatagtaatattcgctttaAGCAGCGTGAAGTTACATGTTGTTTGCCTTGTAtcaaaattagctgcagcctacgaaCTGGGACCCCgtcctgataaatgcaaacaGATTTGGGTCTCCTCGAGATCCTCAACGAGAATCAGGGTGGACAGAAAATCTGTTGAACTTGCGGATGGGCTCTGTTATTTGGACTATATATGGTGA
- a CDS encoding hypothetical protein (NECATOR_CHRX.G22050.T2), producing the protein MVPLPLELDSLWSYHRPVERTNCSIHHVPPPPHFQSNYWRSWQEGVDNSVQGTTHMHESTHFDVANSLALSPVEPASLCSYGRPAENTNGSIHRSPSPPPYFQPNYWRPWQKGETSSVQKIAHTHGSTHFETANSMPPLPLEPAPQSSHNLLAERTKKSAHRFPPRASVQPTWKSREEVHSFRGNTHAKASSDFESVDSLAHWAVKPAPLCSPHRHVERAKKSPRRFPPRASVQSNWNLWQEVDSFRGNTHTQASSHFESADSLAPLGVEHAPLCSHHRHVECPNSSIHHFLPRPLVQHNWGLWQEEEVKSVPGAIHRLPSSHFETADLLAPLPLEPAPQCPHHLHEERENVSIPTTAASVFEPTQWWNPSVCSLPREDPSQDKCLLPLRQRPQR; encoded by the exons ATGGTACCTTTGCCACTAGAACTTGATTCACTATGGTCGTACCACCGCCCTGTGGAACGCACGAA CTGCAGCATTCATCACGTTCCACCACCACCTCATTTCCAATCCAACTACTGGAGGTCGTGGCAAGAAGGAGTGGACAACTCAGTCCAAGGAACCACTCACATGCATGAATCTACACATTTTGACGTCGCCAACTCATTGGCACTCTCACCAGTAGAACCTGCTTCACTATGTTCGTACGGCCGCCCTGCAGAAAACACGAA TGGCAGCATTCATCGTTCCCCATCACCACCACCTTACTTCCAACCCAACTACTGGAGGCCGTGGCAAAAAGGAGAGACCTCCTCAGTCCAAAAAATTGCTCATACGCATGGATCTACACATTTCGAGACCGCTAATTCGATGCCACCCTTGCCATTAGAACCTGCTCCACAGTCCTCGCACAACCTCCTTGCAGAACGCACGAA GAAGAGCGCTCATCGTTTCCCACCAAGAGCCTCCGTCCAACCCACTTGGAAGTCGCGGGAAGAAGTCCACTCATTCCGAGGAAACACTCATGCGAAAGCATCTTCAGATTTCGAGAGCGTTGATTCATTGGCACATTGGGCAGTAAAACCTGCCCCACTCTGTTCACCCCATCGTCACGTGGAGCGCGCGAA GAAGAGCCCTCGTCGTTTTCCACCGAGAGCGTCCGTCCAATCCAATTGGAATTTGTGGCAAGAAGTTGACTCATTTCGAGGGAACACTCATACGCAAGCATCTTCACATTTCGAGAGCGCTGATTCATTGGCACCTTTGGGAGTAGAACATGCTCCACTTTGTTCACACCATCGCCACGTGGAGTGCCCGAA TAGCAGcattcatcattttcttccaagaCCTCTCGTCCAACACAACTGGGGACTGTGGCAGGAAGAAGAGGTAAAGTCAGTCCCAGGAGCTATTCATAGGCTTCCATCTTCACATTTTGAGACCGCTGATTTATTGGCACCTTTGCCACTAGAACCTGCTCCACAGTGTCCACACCACCTTCATGAGGAGCGTGAGAA TGTTTCGATTCCTACGACTGCTGCATCTGTCTTCGAACCTACACAGTGGTGGAATCCTTCAGTTTGCTCCCTCCCAAGAG AGGACCCATCCCAAGATAAATGTTTGCTCCCACTTCGCCAGCGGCCGCAAAGATAA
- a CDS encoding hypothetical protein (NECATOR_CHRX.G22048.T1): MSELTRFCREAIKEDLKEKIAEMLGEAAEAGQSIRYARRNFANRKTTMTALRIPDGTTTASRRRMEKVIHEFYSDLFDNHVHLPHHHRKEDGDVIPKILPSEVRHAILPVKNLISPGLDIIKPEHLKYLPPVLINTLARLFTRYLWKSNVPKEWKTSKTELLYKKGDPQDIGNYRPICLLSVIYKLFTRLILNRIERTLDERQPCEQTEF, translated from the coding sequence atgTCCGAGCTCACAaggttttgcagagaggcgataaaggaagacctcaaagagaaaatagcagaaatgttgggtgaagctgcagaggcgggacagagcattcgctacgcccgccggaacttcgccaatcgtaaaacaacaatgactgctctccggatcccagatggaacaactacagcatcgagaagacggatggaaaaggtcattcacgaattctactcagatctcttcgacaaccacgtccacttgcctcaTCACCATCGAAAGGAAGATGGAGATGTCATTCCAAAGATCCTcccttccgaagtccgacatgcCATCTTGCCGGTGAAGAATCTTATTTCTCCCGGTCTCGACATAATCaagcctgaacatctgaagtatctaccgccagtcctcatcaacactctggcgaggctcttcactcgttaCCTGTGGAAATCCAACGTTCCTAAggaatggaaaaccagcaagaccgagctgttgtataagaagggagatccacaagatatcggcaactatcgtccaatctgcttactgtctgtcatctacaagctcttcacaagactAATCCTgaacaggatagaaagaacattagatgaaagacagccatgcgagcaaacagagttttga
- a CDS encoding hypothetical protein (NECATOR_CHRX.G22047.T1), translated as MAVNIDSFEQLPTRIGRLRMRRCGSTSALTIFVVYAPTLSNEEEEVAAFHMDLEKFYREEHTFYKVTIGDFSAKIGPKERLEDITSEPTAFNGMSRERGFPCSSWRVRPYMGTRNSRSSLLYAGRGSHPMEDIIMKLTTSSLVKGFA; from the coding sequence ATGGCAgtaaacatcgactctttcgaacaacttccaacccgaatcggacgtttacggatgagaagatgtggttcaacatcagctttgacaatcttcgtcgtttacgctccaacattaagcaacgaagaagaagaagtcgcaGCTTTccatatggacctggagaagttctacagagaagagcataccttctacaaggtcacaATTGGTGACTTCagcgccaaaattggccccaAAGAACGCCTGGAGGACAtcacatcggaacccacggccttcaatggaatgagcagggagagaggctttccGTGTTCATCATGGCGAGTAAGACCAtacatgggaactcgcaattccagaagctctcttctctacgctggacgtgggagtcacccgatggaggatatcataatgaaattgaccacatcatcgttagtaaaaggttttgcctga
- a CDS encoding hypothetical protein (NECATOR_CHRX.G22050.T1), with translation MLSIRWPFLLCGFQLCGASCKGGVGEGNRKRLEGLESCSIHHVPPPPHFQSNYWRSWQEGVDNSVQGTTHMHESTHFDVANSLALSPVEPASLCSYGRPAENTNGSIHRSPSPPPYFQPNYWRPWQKGETSSVQKIAHTHGSTHFETANSMPPLPLEPAPQSSHNLLAERTKKSAHRFPPRASVQPTWKSREEVHSFRGNTHAKASSDFESVDSLAHWAVKPAPLCSPHRHVERAKKSPRRFPPRASVQSNWNLWQEVDSFRGNTHTQASSHFESADSLAPLGVEHAPLCSHHRHVECPKYAFKKNFLHESAKHLILTILAHVDWSEKGTGPGWVLFAEILAAFIIFFQDLSSNTTGDCGRKKSVSIPTTAASVFEPTQWWNPSVCSLPREDPSQDKCLLPLRQRPQR, from the exons ATGTTGTCGATTCGATGGCCCTTTCTTCTGTGTGGATTCCAACTGTGCGGAGCGAGTTGCAAAGGTGGCGTCGGTGAGGGTAAtcgaaaacgacttgaaggtcTAGAAAG CTGCAGCATTCATCACGTTCCACCACCACCTCATTTCCAATCCAACTACTGGAGGTCGTGGCAAGAAGGAGTGGACAACTCAGTCCAAGGAACCACTCACATGCATGAATCTACACATTTTGACGTCGCCAACTCATTGGCACTCTCACCAGTAGAACCTGCTTCACTATGTTCGTACGGCCGCCCTGCAGAAAACACGAA TGGCAGCATTCATCGTTCCCCATCACCACCACCTTACTTCCAACCCAACTACTGGAGGCCGTGGCAAAAAGGAGAGACCTCCTCAGTCCAAAAAATTGCTCATACGCATGGATCTACACATTTCGAGACCGCTAATTCGATGCCACCCTTGCCATTAGAACCTGCTCCACAGTCCTCGCACAACCTCCTTGCAGAACGCACGAA GAAGAGCGCTCATCGTTTCCCACCAAGAGCCTCCGTCCAACCCACTTGGAAGTCGCGGGAAGAAGTCCACTCATTCCGAGGAAACACTCATGCGAAAGCATCTTCAGATTTCGAGAGCGTTGATTCATTGGCACATTGGGCAGTAAAACCTGCCCCACTCTGTTCACCCCATCGTCACGTGGAGCGCGCGAA GAAGAGCCCTCGTCGTTTTCCACCGAGAGCGTCCGTCCAATCCAATTGGAATTTGTGGCAAGAAGTTGACTCATTTCGAGGGAACACTCATACGCAAGCATCTTCACATTTCGAGAGCGCTGATTCATTGGCACCTTTGGGAGTAGAACATGCTCCACTTTGTTCACACCATCGCCACGTGGAGTGCCCGAA ATATGCtttcaagaagaattttctaCATGAGAGCGCAAAACATTTGATTTTGACAATTCTAGCGCATGTAGATTGGTCAGAAAAGGGAACCGGTCCAGGATGGGTGTTGTTCGCAGAAATTC TAGCAGcattcatcattttcttccaagaCCTCTCGTCCAACACAACTGGGGACTGTGGCAGGAAGAAGAG TGTTTCGATTCCTACGACTGCTGCATCTGTCTTCGAACCTACACAGTGGTGGAATCCTTCAGTTTGCTCCCTCCCAAGAG AGGACCCATCCCAAGATAAATGTTTGCTCCCACTTCGCCAGCGGCCGCAAAGATAA
- a CDS encoding hypothetical protein (NECATOR_CHRX.G22049.T1), giving the protein MRCRGLEWDDMGVKVDGWYLHHLRFADDFVLITSSINQAERMLAEFDETCKIDLQPNLDDVCEERMGFHGCPIQAQRNEYIRTLQLFISRLGNQHDERPDLRAGQEETSGLGSIQKHRGFGEEDIRLHAHLFNTTILPALTYSLEKWAFRKQEENAISVMERGIEGVML; this is encoded by the coding sequence ATGCGATGccgaggattggaatgggatgacatgggagtgaaagttgacggctggtatttacaccatcttcgtttcgctgatgacttcgttcttataacatcaagcatcaatcaggcggaacggatgctggccgaatttgatgaaacgtgtaagATCGATCTTCAGCCGAACCTAGACGATGTTTgtgaggaacggatgggtttccaTGGATGTCCCATTCaagctcaacggaacgaatataTTCGAACACTCCAGCTATTTATATCTAGGTtgggaaatcaacatgatgaaaGACCTGACCTCCGggctgggcaggaggaaacgagcggcttggggagcattcaaAAGCATCGAGGATTTGGTGAAGAGGACATCCGGCTCcatgctcacctattcaacaccaccattcttcctgctttgacctactcTTTAGAGAAGTGGGCGTTTCgtaagcaggaggaaaatgcgatcagcgtcatgGAACGCGGAATTGAAGGGGTGATGCTATGA